The DNA segment TCATCATAGACCTGGGTGATCATTTTGGTATTGGAAGGAAAACTTTGTAATTGCTGTTGGGTACTTAATGGACTGTTCCAGTTAAAAGAATACCATGGAGCCATAGTGAAAAGAAAACGTCCATTTTGTCCCCATCCTTTCTCTGTAAATGCTTTGTAGGCCAGATCGATACTTGCTCCACCTCCAAAAGAGTGGCCCATAAAACCTACTTTCTGAGTGTCAATAATGTTAGGATAATCTGCAGCAGCCTTCGTGAATCCTTCCCACAGGGTCTGGTAACGATGGTCTACACTTACATCAATGGTACGGTAAGGCACAAATACTACCACGTAACCTTTCTTTGCAATGAATTTGTACAACTCTATATTATATTCTTTGTCTTCGCCACCGAACGGATGCGAAAAGAAAATGGTAGGTCTGGGAGAAGTAATCCCCTGAGGATGGAAAATTGAAACCTGTGTTCCCGGATACTCCGGATTATCAAAGTCAATTTCTGCCACTTCATAGCTTCCATCTGCACCGTATCCTGTTACAGGCTTTTGAATAGGTCCTTGAAGGCTGTTGCCAACCTTTGACTGGAGAGGTGCTGTTTCATAAGTGTCGGTTGCGCTCTGAGAGCATGCTGAGGTGGTAATAAATAAAATTATTATCCATGGATTTAATAGTTTTTTCATTTTCTTTTATTTTTAATATTTTGAATCATATGATCTTTAATATCCTCATATTTTTTATATTGTTCCTCGCTTAAAATTTGGCTGAGCATGTTAGATTTTTCTTTCTGTAGGGCTTTCAGTTTTCTAAATTTGGAGAGTTTGCTGCTGTTACTTTGAATAATAGGCTCATTCTTCCGGGCGTACTGAAGGTTTAGCGCGGAAATCTGCTGAGTTTGTGAAGCATTTAAGTTTAATTTAGTTGTCATCCACTCCGTCTGCATTTTTGCACGCTGTTCAGGGGTACTGTCCTTTAATTTACTTTTCTGTGCCGATAAGCCTGTACATGCAAGGCATATAAAAGCTGCTATAAGAAAAATCTTCTGTTTTTTTGTCTTTAGAATCATCCTGGAAATTTTAGTTTTTAATAAAACAAATGTAGTAATAGCAATAGTGTATGGTAAAATAAAAATGGGTGAACCGACTAAATCAGGTGGTAAAACAAATTATTGGTCCAGCCATTTTCTAAAAGTCATGGCTTTTGCCTTGCTGACGATGATCTGGTCCTGTGGTGAAGGATGAATTTTAATTAACAGCCTTCCGTTAAAAAAGTATTCCACGGCTTCTACGGCTTTTTTATTAATAATGAACTGGCGGTTAGCCCTGAAAAAAAGAGTAGGTTCAAGTTCATTTTCCAGCTGTTCCAGTGTAAATTCCATTATATATTGCCTGCCGTCAGACAAATGTGCATATACAATCTCATTGGCCGTATGGAACCAATTAATCTTAGCTGCTTCCACAGGGATAAGCCTGCCGCAATAATGTATAAGGAAAGATTTTCGATAGTGCTTCGTCGCATTTTGCAGCTTCTGAAGCAGAGATGCTTTTTCATTCTGTCTTTTTTCAGAATCAGCAGCAATTAAGATGTGATATTTAAATATCGTACGCGTTATTTCTTCTTTATCGAAGGGTTTTAACACGTAATCAATGCCATTGTTACGGAAGGCCTCAATAGCATAATCATGATATGCAGTAACAAAGATGACAGGCTTTTTTATGTTAACCTTTCTAAATATTTCAAACGATAATCCATCAGAAAGTCTTATGTCTGAAAATATCAGGTCATAATTATTATCATTTAAGGTAAACCACTCCGTTGCTTCTGCTATACTCTGCAAACATTTTGTGATTTGTATTTCCGGATTGATTTCTTTCAGGATGTATTCCAGATGTCTCGCGGTAGCAGGTTCATCCTCAATAATGATAATATGTATATTTCTTCTCATAATAAAGGAAGCTTTACGATGAAATATTCTGTCGTTTGATGGATCTCTATCTCTTGCTGATTTTGCAGCTTATATCTTTCATTTAAATTGGTAAGACCAATTCCGGCACCCTCTGTCTTGCTGATGGTGGGCTGGAGGTTGTTTCGGATGATAAGCCATCTGTTCCCTTCATAAATCTCTATGATTAAAGGATCTGAAAGTGTCGCTCTGTTATGTTTAACCGCATTTTCGATCAAAGGTTGCAGTGATAAATGAAGGATTTGCATTTGGATTAAATCTTTGCTGATATTGATATGAATCTGGAAGGTGTTTTCCAGCCGCATTGTTATGAGTTGGCTATAAGACTTTAAATGCTCAAGCTCCTTCTCAAGGGTTACCAGATTATTACCTGAATGAACCAATGTATATCTGAAAATTTTGGAAAGATGAAGGATATAGTTTTGGGCCAGACCAGGATTTTCCATGACTATGGCAGAAAGACTGCTCAGGGTATTGAAAAGAAAATGCGGATTAAGTTGTTCCTGAAGCAATTGAAGCTGAGTCTGAAGGTAAGCGGAATTAAGCTGCTCGTTAAGCATGTCTTTTTTTCTGCTTTCGCGCATCAGAAGAATGAGACGGATTACTACGGCAATCATGATGCTGCTTAGCAAAAACCTGGCAAAATACCCTCTGATTCTTCCTCCGGGAAGATGGAAGATTCCAAAAATAAAAGAATGGATCAAGCTTCCCAGGACAATTGCTGCAACAATAACCAGGGAATTACACAGGTAGAATTTCCAGTATTGTTTGTTTTCTCTAAAGACACTTAGAAATTTACCGTCGGAAAGATTAAGGTATAATAAAAAAAGGCAGAATAACATATTATACAAAAACTGGAAGCTATATTCCTCAATATTGAACTGCCAGTAACGGGCGATAATCCCATCACTGTTCAGTGCCATCAGTTTTGCAGAATTTACCATCAATGTGATCAAAAACGCACTGTAAATATATATTTTTCTCTCATTTTTATTCATTGGTACAAAGAAATGAAAATATTAAAATCATTGATATAATAAAATGACTGAAGCGGCAAAAGTTGATGTTGAAATAACATTGCAATAGGATGTAAATACTAATTTAAAAATCTTTTGGTTATTGTGAAAATGATAGTTTATGTAAACAATTTCAATAAACATTTTAGCCATGATTCCTTATGTACCTGAAATAAGCTTTCATTAAATATCAAACAGAAGCAAAGCCGATTGCTTAAAAACCATCAGAAGAAGATGTAGACTAGGTTCGCGGAAATATGAATATTTTGAGTTATATTTTTCATACCTTTAAACGTTGATAATATAGATATAAATGATCCACTTTTTCTCCGCATTAGGCACTGATGCAATTTTCGATATACTGAAGCAATCCAGTGATCCCACCGCAATCTATACCGGTGAGGATT comes from the Chryseobacterium nepalense genome and includes:
- a CDS encoding sensor histidine kinase codes for the protein MNKNERKIYIYSAFLITLMVNSAKLMALNSDGIIARYWQFNIEEYSFQFLYNMLFCLFLLYLNLSDGKFLSVFRENKQYWKFYLCNSLVIVAAIVLGSLIHSFIFGIFHLPGGRIRGYFARFLLSSIMIAVVIRLILLMRESRKKDMLNEQLNSAYLQTQLQLLQEQLNPHFLFNTLSSLSAIVMENPGLAQNYILHLSKIFRYTLVHSGNNLVTLEKELEHLKSYSQLITMRLENTFQIHINISKDLIQMQILHLSLQPLIENAVKHNRATLSDPLIIEIYEGNRWLIIRNNLQPTISKTEGAGIGLTNLNERYKLQNQQEIEIHQTTEYFIVKLPLL
- a CDS encoding alpha/beta hydrolase: MKKLLNPWIIILFITTSACSQSATDTYETAPLQSKVGNSLQGPIQKPVTGYGADGSYEVAEIDFDNPEYPGTQVSIFHPQGITSPRPTIFFSHPFGGEDKEYNIELYKFIAKKGYVVVFVPYRTIDVSVDHRYQTLWEGFTKAAADYPNIIDTQKVGFMGHSFGGGASIDLAYKAFTEKGWGQNGRFLFTMAPWYSFNWNSPLSTQQQLQSFPSNTKMITQVYDEDDVNDHRMAIDIFKNINIPNAEKDFIYIKSSTVNGYNYVTDHAMPSSRVIFDALDYYGVYRLLDAMMDYSFNGNSSAKNTALGNGSAAQVTMPSYNGQTMNPLEVTDNPTPKYLQFKYQFKCGNSTNPRVSYCN
- a CDS encoding LytR/AlgR family response regulator transcription factor, translating into MRRNIHIIIIEDEPATARHLEYILKEINPEIQITKCLQSIAEATEWFTLNDNNYDLIFSDIRLSDGLSFEIFRKVNIKKPVIFVTAYHDYAIEAFRNNGIDYVLKPFDKEEITRTIFKYHILIAADSEKRQNEKASLLQKLQNATKHYRKSFLIHYCGRLIPVEAAKINWFHTANEIVYAHLSDGRQYIMEFTLEQLENELEPTLFFRANRQFIINKKAVEAVEYFFNGRLLIKIHPSPQDQIIVSKAKAMTFRKWLDQ